From one Populus alba chromosome 17, ASM523922v2, whole genome shotgun sequence genomic stretch:
- the LOC118042713 gene encoding E3 ubiquitin-protein ligase At3g02290 encodes MGSVCCCLHVDDFEDYMNPETSVYRNCLCLGCFAQNFLHVYTSIFRRGQVHSLPSSIQGAASLTSSSLDNSLAEMYRSPPRPLPYDADPRCSRLQRDGLVSRREKGSSHSHEESEPLRSDNDADSESFSTGDKWNASACEGGKEQRSRSSLKLSSARATVGIGYVYSSSEEEDVCPTCLDEYTPENPKIMTKCSHHFHLGCIYEWMERSDSCPVCGKVMVFDETT; translated from the exons ATGGGTTCTGTTTGTTGCTGTTTGCATGTTGATGATTTTGAGGATTATATGAATCCTGAGACTTCTGTATATAGAAACTGCTTGTGCCTCGGCTGCTTTGCCCAGAATTTCCTACATGTG TATACCTCAATATTTCGTAGAGGGCAAGTGCATTCTCTCCCTTCATCCATTCAAGGGGCAGCATCTCTGACTTCTTCATCTCTTGACAACTCTCTTGCTGAAATGTACCGATCTCCTCCGCGGCCCTTGCCCTATGATGCTGACCCCAGATGCTCGCGCTTGCAGCGTGATGGTCTGGTTTCAAGACGAGAGAAGGGTTCCAGCCATTCACACGAGGAATCAGAACCCTTGAGAAGTGATAATGATGCTGATTCTGAATCCTTCAGCACAGGAGACAAATGGAATGCATCTGCTTGTGAAGGAGGCAAGGAACAGCGTTCTAGATCCTCATTAAAGCTCTCATCAGCAAGAGCAACAGTTGGAATTGGATATGTTTATTCTTCCTCGGAAGAAGAGGATGTCTGTCCTACATGTCTTGATg AATATACTCCTGAGAATCCAAAGATAATGACAAAATGCTCTCACCATTTCCACCTTGGTTGCATTTATGAGTGGATGGAAAGAAGTGATAGCTGCCCAGTCTGTGGAAAG GTGATGGTATTCGATGAAACGACTTGA
- the LOC118042712 gene encoding uncharacterized protein gives MFLNYPLPMRLVALQKVTAPSFFQFKDRRYLSIMAESVSNNTGKKLIRIDVSSDTVCPWCFVGKRNLDKAIAASKDRFDFEINWHPFFLNPSAPKEGVNKLDFYREKFGSRAEGILARMTEIFKGLGLEYNMSGLTGNTLDSHRLINFAGQQGLDKQHKLAEELFLGYFTQAKYVGDREFLLECAQKVGVEGAAKFLEDPNNGVKEVNEELEKYSAHITGVPFYVINGKQKLSGGQPPEVFQKAFEVSAK, from the exons ATGTTTCTCAACTATCCACTGCCAATGCGTTTGGTAGCCCTTCAGAAGGTCACAGCTCCATCATTCTTCCAG TTTAAAGATCGCAGATACTTGAGCATCATGGCTGAGTCAGTTAGTAACAACACTGGGAAGAAGCTTATCCGAATTGATGTCAGTTCAGACACTGTATGCCCATGGTGTTTTGTTGGCAAGAGAAATTTGGACAAAGCTATAGCTGCTTCTAAGGATCGGTTTGATTTTGAG ATCAACTGGcatcctttttttcttaatccttCTGCCCCTAAAGAAGGTGTGAATAAGCTAGATTTCTACAGGGAAAAGTTTGGATCTCGAGCTGAAGGAATCTTGGCTCGGATGACTgag ATTTTTAAAGGTCTTGGTCTGGAATATAACATGTCTGGACTCAC GGGCAATACTCTAGACAGCCACAGGCTTATAAATTTTGCCGGCCAACAGGGTCTTGATAAGCAACATAAACTTGCTGAGGAGCTATTTCTTGGATACTTCACTCAGGCAAAATATGTTGGTGATAG GGAATTTCTTCTAGAATGTGCTCAAAAGGTTGGGGTAGAGGGAGCAGCTAAATTTCTTGAAGATCCTAATAATGGAGTCAAGGAG GTTAACGAGGAGCTTGAGAAGTACTCAGCACATATCACAGGAGTCCCATTCTACGTG ATCAATGGGAAACAGAAGTTGAGTGGTGGCCAGCCCCCTGAGGTTTTCCAGAAAGCTTTTGAAGTTTCCGCAAAATGA
- the LOC118042714 gene encoding inositol oxygenase 2 isoform X2 has translation MTVIVENPVEDIELFEQKKEIHFDPDEVVSDGGFTMPDSNAFGQSFRDYENAENERHQIVEQTYRLQHSNQTYDYVKKMREEYSRLDKAEMSIWECCELLNDVVDESDPDLDEPQIMHLLQSAEAIRKDYPDEDWLHLTALIHDLGKILLLPQFGGLPQWSAVGDIFPVGCAFDESNVHYQVAKENGTTLPSAALFVIRYHSFYPLHSCGAYKHLMNEEDVENLEWLQIFNKYDLYSKSKVPVDVEKVKPYYLSLIDKYFPAKVKW, from the exons ATGACTGTCATTGTTGAGAATCCTGTTGAGGATATAGAGCTATTTG AACAGAAGAAGGAAATCCATTTCGACCCCGATGAGGTGGTGTCTGATGGTGGATTCACGATGCCAGATAGTAATGCATTTGGTCAATCATTTAG GGACTATGAAAATGCAGAGAATGAAAGGCACCAGATTGTTGAACAAACATACAGGCTGCAACACAGTAACCAAACATATGATTAC GTCAAGAAGATGAGGGAAGAATATAGCAGACTGGACAAGGCAGAGATGAGCATATGGGAATGCTGTGAGCTTCTCAATGACGTTGTGGACGAAAGTGATCCTGACTTGGATGAGCCTCAAATCATGCACTTGCTGCAGTCAGCTGAAGCAATCAGAAAAGACTATCCTGACGAAGATTGGTTGCACTTGACTGCACTTATCCATG ATCTTGGAAAAATCCTGCTACTTCCTCAATTTGGAGGATTGCCTCAATGGTCTGCTGTAG GTGATATATTCCCTGTTGGTTGTGCTTTTGATGAATCCAACGTCCATTATCAG GTTGCAAAGGAAAATGGCACGACCCTGCCTTCTGCTGCCTTGTTTGTTATCCGCTACCACTCATTTTATC cATTACACTCATGTGGAGCATACAAGCATCTGATGAATGAGGAGGATGTGGAGAACCTGGAGTGGCTTCAGATATTCAA CAAGTATGATCTGTATAGCAAGAGCAAGGTCCCAGTTGATGTTGAAAAAGTAAAGCCATACTATCTTTCCCTCATCGATAAG tATTTCCCAGCAAAAGTCAAGTGGTGA
- the LOC118042714 gene encoding inositol oxygenase 2 isoform X1, whose product MTVIVENPVEDIELFEQKKEIHFDPDEVVSDGGFTMPDSNAFGQSFRDYENAENERHQIVEQTYRLQHSNQTYDYVKKMREEYSRLDKAEMSIWECCELLNDVVDESDPDLDEPQIMHLLQSAEAIRKDYPDEDWLHLTALIHDLGKILLLPQFGGLPQWSAVGDIFPVGCAFDESNVHYQFFKENPDFNNPKYNTKNGVYSEGCGMSNVLMSFGHDDYMYLVAKENGTTLPSAALFVIRYHSFYPLHSCGAYKHLMNEEDVENLEWLQIFNKYDLYSKSKVPVDVEKVKPYYLSLIDKYFPAKVKW is encoded by the exons ATGACTGTCATTGTTGAGAATCCTGTTGAGGATATAGAGCTATTTG AACAGAAGAAGGAAATCCATTTCGACCCCGATGAGGTGGTGTCTGATGGTGGATTCACGATGCCAGATAGTAATGCATTTGGTCAATCATTTAG GGACTATGAAAATGCAGAGAATGAAAGGCACCAGATTGTTGAACAAACATACAGGCTGCAACACAGTAACCAAACATATGATTAC GTCAAGAAGATGAGGGAAGAATATAGCAGACTGGACAAGGCAGAGATGAGCATATGGGAATGCTGTGAGCTTCTCAATGACGTTGTGGACGAAAGTGATCCTGACTTGGATGAGCCTCAAATCATGCACTTGCTGCAGTCAGCTGAAGCAATCAGAAAAGACTATCCTGACGAAGATTGGTTGCACTTGACTGCACTTATCCATG ATCTTGGAAAAATCCTGCTACTTCCTCAATTTGGAGGATTGCCTCAATGGTCTGCTGTAG GTGATATATTCCCTGTTGGTTGTGCTTTTGATGAATCCAACGTCCATTATCAG TTTTTCAAGGAAAACCCAGATTTCAACAATCCAAAATACAACACCAAGAACGGAGTTTACTCTGAAGGATGTGGAATGAGTAACGTGTTGATGTCATTTGGGCACGATGACTACATGTACTTG GTTGCAAAGGAAAATGGCACGACCCTGCCTTCTGCTGCCTTGTTTGTTATCCGCTACCACTCATTTTATC cATTACACTCATGTGGAGCATACAAGCATCTGATGAATGAGGAGGATGTGGAGAACCTGGAGTGGCTTCAGATATTCAA CAAGTATGATCTGTATAGCAAGAGCAAGGTCCCAGTTGATGTTGAAAAAGTAAAGCCATACTATCTTTCCCTCATCGATAAG tATTTCCCAGCAAAAGTCAAGTGGTGA